Proteins from a single region of Saccharospirillaceae bacterium:
- a CDS encoding LuxR C-terminal-related transcriptional regulator — MTPKIIKASVMILVAGPGFGKTTVLQKAIASWNMRDDHAQAIVHCTEKDSYPLLEKQIAGQLRSAGERNAERPEAIFINNAHLLAVDDESRLLNTLLGRMRAGDELWLASRRMPAVSFVRWHYSHSITVKQEADLMSATDGCWPAIHMMKGNSWHQGALDSQVRQYLQQEFLQTLNEEDIELLAQLSLFEEINSYLWRKLNLTRADLFDVWQKYRFLYPPEEQSDRYVWIPEVRKVLQQYPVAPDQKKRLLEKACDYWLRHGCFQLLIDSFYDDSESYLSDEKIIIPLVIALIFTRRFYQARFVLEQMEELPSNRRIQNIIDVLSMTLALFTTNEGDQADKLMTLDNSFSGNNVIVCLGKLLAAYRAFYQSDLNDAANQARDALFYMNEHQQVYLSSLTEMLLIACDKYRGYTIQAAQQLVLGFNNKRPNPEDPGWQNYAAGMLIFYYEKNDLIQARLMCEQVIPYMNNACSTEVIVHFYLYYSRILELFDEQEESFEYLIRLQRFLSLGNYPRYQGKMVAERMRQAVRKNDRKSMNYLRDKFDIDDTLTHKSHNMLLDVRDYLSQAKAMQLMFDQQYDAVIALLIPLRDSLLKSDFHERALVAEAQIVVAYWLKGEQRVAADQLAEAINFYGWLLFNRGLLDEAPGVVPVMLHLIESRRVKPTSVYLKLFESLLNQPDPTCAGVNVQKFESLTTKEQQVMASLADGLSNQNIARHLKVAPATVKWHLKNIYRKLELENRSSAIAFMHKVQPVA, encoded by the coding sequence GTGACCCCAAAAATAATAAAAGCATCAGTGATGATCCTGGTTGCCGGGCCAGGATTCGGAAAAACAACCGTATTACAAAAAGCAATTGCCAGCTGGAACATGCGTGATGATCATGCTCAGGCGATCGTGCACTGCACTGAAAAAGACAGCTATCCGTTGTTAGAAAAGCAGATAGCCGGGCAGTTGCGCTCTGCTGGTGAGCGGAATGCAGAAAGACCGGAAGCGATATTTATCAATAATGCTCATTTACTGGCTGTTGATGATGAGTCGCGTCTTTTGAATACACTGCTTGGCCGTATGCGAGCTGGCGATGAGCTGTGGCTGGCTTCGCGACGAATGCCCGCAGTGTCGTTTGTGCGCTGGCATTACAGTCATAGTATTACCGTGAAGCAGGAAGCCGATCTGATGTCTGCGACTGACGGTTGCTGGCCAGCGATCCACATGATGAAAGGTAACAGTTGGCATCAGGGTGCTCTGGATTCTCAGGTACGGCAATACCTTCAGCAGGAATTTCTACAGACACTGAATGAAGAGGATATCGAGCTGTTGGCGCAGCTGAGTTTATTCGAAGAAATTAATAGTTATCTTTGGCGCAAACTGAATTTAACGCGTGCTGACTTATTCGATGTTTGGCAGAAGTATCGGTTTTTATATCCCCCCGAAGAACAAAGCGACCGCTATGTCTGGATTCCGGAAGTTCGGAAAGTACTGCAGCAGTATCCGGTTGCGCCGGACCAGAAAAAACGATTGTTGGAAAAAGCATGTGATTATTGGCTGAGGCACGGTTGTTTTCAGCTATTAATAGATAGTTTCTATGACGATAGTGAATCCTATTTGTCCGATGAGAAGATCATTATTCCTCTGGTGATCGCACTGATTTTTACCCGAAGGTTTTACCAGGCGCGATTTGTTCTCGAGCAAATGGAGGAGCTTCCCAGTAACAGGCGTATCCAGAATATAATCGACGTGCTCAGTATGACCCTGGCTCTTTTTACAACGAATGAGGGAGATCAGGCAGATAAGTTAATGACACTGGATAACAGCTTTTCAGGCAACAATGTGATTGTTTGCCTTGGCAAATTACTGGCTGCATATCGGGCATTTTATCAAAGCGACTTAAACGACGCTGCCAATCAGGCTCGTGATGCATTGTTTTATATGAATGAACATCAGCAAGTCTATCTGTCGAGCCTCACAGAAATGTTGTTGATTGCCTGTGATAAGTATCGGGGTTATACCATTCAGGCAGCACAGCAATTGGTACTTGGTTTTAATAACAAACGGCCCAATCCCGAGGATCCGGGCTGGCAAAACTATGCCGCTGGAATGCTGATCTTTTATTACGAAAAAAATGATCTCATTCAGGCAAGACTGATGTGTGAACAGGTTATTCCCTATATGAATAATGCTTGTTCAACCGAGGTGATAGTGCACTTTTATCTGTACTATTCCAGAATTCTCGAGTTGTTTGATGAACAGGAGGAAAGCTTCGAGTATCTGATTCGATTGCAGCGCTTTCTATCCCTGGGAAACTATCCGAGGTATCAGGGGAAAATGGTCGCTGAACGCATGCGACAAGCCGTGCGAAAAAATGACAGAAAATCGATGAACTACTTACGTGATAAATTTGATATCGATGACACTTTGACGCATAAATCTCACAATATGCTACTTGATGTACGTGACTATTTATCACAAGCAAAGGCGATGCAGCTGATGTTCGACCAACAGTATGACGCCGTGATCGCATTGTTGATCCCATTGCGTGATAGCTTACTGAAGAGCGATTTTCATGAGCGAGCACTGGTGGCCGAAGCTCAGATTGTGGTTGCTTATTGGCTTAAGGGAGAGCAACGGGTAGCTGCCGATCAGCTGGCGGAGGCCATTAATTTTTATGGTTGGTTACTGTTTAATCGTGGTCTGCTGGATGAAGCGCCGGGCGTTGTTCCGGTTATGTTACATCTGATAGAAAGTCGTCGGGTCAAACCGACTTCTGTCTACCTTAAATTGTTCGAGTCTTTGCTTAATCAGCCCGATCCGACTTGTGCCGGGGTAAACGTGCAGAAATTTGAATCACTAACAACCAAAGAACAGCAAGTTATGGCATCACTGGCCGATGGACTGAGCAATCAGAACATCGCCAGACATCTGAAGGTGGCACCAGCAACAGTGAAGTGGCATCTGAAGAACATCTATCGCAAACTGGAGCTGGAGAATCGTTCCTCAGCCATTGCGTTTATGCACAAAGTACAGCCCGTTGCCTGA
- a CDS encoding organic hydroperoxide resistance protein gives MQAIYKTTMTSTGGRSGSSVSEDGNFTLDLSTPKELGGAGGEGTNPEQLFAAGYSACYIGALQFVASQQKLKLPAGMQVTATIGIGENPRGIGFNISADLIVALPGMDKAAAEKLAEDAHQVCPYSNATRGNIDTSTEVVV, from the coding sequence ATGCAAGCTATTTACAAGACCACAATGACTTCAACCGGTGGACGCAGCGGCAGCTCCGTTTCTGAAGACGGTAACTTCACACTCGACCTGAGCACCCCTAAAGAGTTGGGAGGCGCTGGCGGAGAAGGCACTAACCCGGAGCAGCTATTCGCTGCCGGTTATTCCGCCTGCTATATCGGTGCTTTGCAGTTTGTTGCCTCGCAACAAAAACTGAAGTTGCCGGCGGGGATGCAGGTTACTGCAACCATAGGTATCGGCGAAAACCCACGTGGCATTGGCTTCAACATCAGCGCAGACCTGATTGTTGCGTTACCCGGCATGGACAAAGCAGCGGCTGAAAAACTGGCAGAAGACGCTCACCAGGTGTGCCCGTATTCGAATGCGACCCGCGGCAATATCGATACGTCGACTGAAGTGGTTGTATAA
- a CDS encoding MarR family transcriptional regulator, with the protein MAKSPDNPLALDNQLCFALYSTSLAMTQMYKELLAPVGLTYPQYTIMMILWENDGVPLKHIADRLGQKSGSLTPVIKRMEVDGLIRRVRGKEDDRSLSIELTAAGKKLRQKCLRINQCIVEACDLPVCDLADLRDNLNRLKNNLA; encoded by the coding sequence ATGGCCAAATCCCCAGATAACCCATTAGCCCTCGACAACCAGCTGTGCTTCGCGTTGTACTCCACTTCGCTGGCCATGACGCAAATGTACAAAGAGCTTCTGGCACCTGTTGGCCTGACGTATCCGCAATACACCATCATGATGATTTTGTGGGAAAACGACGGTGTTCCACTGAAACACATTGCTGATCGCCTGGGCCAGAAATCCGGCTCATTGACGCCGGTAATTAAACGTATGGAAGTCGATGGCCTGATTCGGCGGGTTCGTGGTAAGGAGGACGATCGTTCCCTGAGCATTGAATTGACAGCCGCCGGAAAAAAGCTGCGCCAGAAGTGCCTCCGCATTAACCAGTGTATTGTTGAAGCCTGCGACCTACCTGTTTGTGATCTGGCTGACTTACGCGACAACCTGAACAGACTGAAAAATAATTTAGCGTAA
- a CDS encoding peroxidase: MSTSVWVTWPTLAKVGGSLGVVAGLLILAFERQELQDNNLIATEDLSQANTTIVCDERSLGARTEDGTCNILDNPAEGSVNRRFGRNVKLEAAYGETEADTLLSPNPREVSNVLMAREEFKPATSINFIAAAWIQFMVHDWIDHGDGQDDDPILISRPADDPLGPGVMSVKRTIADNDRTAEEDATLPATYRNINTHWWDGSQLYGSDKATNDKVRSFEDGKLAVNADGSLPTEYWSGVPVTGFNKNWWLGLSMLHQLFTLEHNAIADMLKENNPGRSDQWLYDKARLINAALMAKIHTIEWTPAIIANPVTERAMRANWYGLTDNRESRDAVQKVLDGLSSGLSNSPLLKALLASRPDLIDKLDDPNFIDFALGGLVGTRESYNAGVDYTLTEEFTAVYRLHPLLRDDVEVYDIGSSEVARRIPMMETRDGDAEDILSDEGGERLWYSFGTTYPGALTLNNYPEFLRNLTIPFADDLDLATIDILRDRERGVPRYNEFRRQIGLKPINKFEDLTTDATTLAGLKRLYDNDIEKIDALVGQLAETVRPEGFAFGETAFQIFILNASRRLMTDRFYTSDYRAEIYTQEGIDWVEDNDMKHVLERHFPELTVSLTGIENAFKPWGLKIPENYQQMAACDKQTLLWQNGVVQSQYQPDERPALEPVDIGGLINSVLWKKVRLNTDVAPLGYKKPIHPYGAMATVSFESSNNHPYTGVFKGADCGLVRLSLTGDPADRGFAPGLAWKTFIDGKESSNVSALYTLSGQGDNHDFFANELSQYVATEANDTLGSTILFSLVSTKPTRLMTENLAATRADGQVESNAKAPTQIYFVPTAGVRDRFSNSAHDFRDDLITLESGTALYDVYATDKAIRTSWFSSRNKRYARERRNSAVKVGTLRLTSDMTTSAFGDGGVFFKHQRYEDR; encoded by the coding sequence ATGAGCACTTCCGTTTGGGTAACCTGGCCAACACTGGCCAAGGTCGGCGGCAGCCTTGGGGTTGTAGCAGGCCTGCTAATTCTTGCTTTTGAACGCCAGGAGCTACAGGACAATAACCTGATTGCGACAGAGGATCTCAGTCAGGCCAACACCACAATCGTTTGTGATGAACGCAGCCTCGGCGCCCGTACCGAAGACGGTACATGTAACATTCTGGACAATCCAGCCGAAGGTTCCGTAAATCGCCGTTTCGGTCGTAACGTCAAACTCGAAGCAGCCTACGGTGAAACCGAAGCGGATACTCTGCTATCACCCAACCCACGTGAAGTATCGAATGTACTGATGGCACGTGAGGAGTTTAAGCCGGCAACCAGTATCAACTTTATTGCAGCAGCCTGGATTCAGTTCATGGTCCATGACTGGATTGACCACGGTGATGGCCAGGATGACGATCCGATACTGATATCACGACCAGCGGATGATCCTCTGGGACCCGGTGTGATGAGCGTCAAACGTACCATCGCCGACAATGACAGAACGGCAGAAGAAGACGCCACACTGCCCGCCACCTATCGCAACATAAACACCCACTGGTGGGATGGATCACAGCTCTACGGCAGTGACAAAGCAACTAATGATAAAGTTCGTTCGTTCGAGGATGGGAAGCTCGCCGTTAATGCCGACGGTAGTCTGCCAACGGAATATTGGAGTGGCGTGCCGGTCACGGGTTTTAACAAAAACTGGTGGCTGGGTTTGTCGATGCTGCATCAGCTGTTCACGCTGGAACACAACGCCATTGCTGACATGCTGAAGGAAAATAATCCGGGACGCAGCGACCAGTGGTTATACGACAAAGCCCGCCTGATTAATGCCGCCCTGATGGCAAAAATACATACCATTGAATGGACTCCGGCGATTATTGCAAACCCGGTAACCGAACGGGCAATGCGCGCTAACTGGTATGGCCTGACCGATAATCGTGAAAGCCGTGACGCGGTTCAGAAAGTACTGGATGGCTTATCCAGCGGCCTGAGTAATTCTCCGCTATTAAAAGCGCTGTTAGCCAGTCGTCCGGATTTAATCGATAAACTGGATGATCCGAACTTTATCGATTTTGCCTTAGGTGGCCTGGTAGGTACACGCGAATCCTACAATGCTGGTGTCGATTACACACTGACCGAGGAATTTACCGCTGTTTATCGTCTTCATCCGTTATTACGTGATGATGTTGAAGTATACGATATCGGTTCATCGGAGGTGGCTCGTCGAATCCCGATGATGGAAACACGAGATGGTGATGCTGAAGATATCCTCAGTGATGAAGGTGGTGAGCGTTTATGGTATTCATTCGGGACCACCTATCCTGGCGCTTTAACCCTGAATAACTACCCGGAATTCCTGCGTAATTTAACCATTCCTTTTGCTGATGACCTTGACCTGGCAACCATTGATATCCTGCGTGACCGCGAACGTGGTGTTCCACGCTACAACGAATTTCGTCGTCAGATTGGCCTGAAACCCATTAATAAATTTGAAGACCTGACCACCGATGCAACCACTCTGGCAGGGCTGAAACGCCTGTACGACAACGACATCGAGAAAATCGATGCGCTGGTCGGACAATTGGCTGAAACGGTTCGCCCGGAAGGTTTTGCGTTTGGCGAAACAGCCTTCCAGATTTTCATTCTGAACGCTTCCCGTCGCTTAATGACCGACCGTTTCTATACGTCTGACTATCGCGCAGAAATATACACCCAGGAAGGTATTGATTGGGTGGAAGACAATGATATGAAACACGTATTAGAGCGTCATTTCCCTGAGCTGACGGTCAGCCTTACCGGTATCGAAAACGCCTTCAAACCATGGGGTTTGAAAATCCCAGAAAACTATCAACAAATGGCCGCTTGCGATAAGCAAACTTTACTCTGGCAAAATGGTGTTGTGCAGAGCCAATACCAGCCTGACGAGCGACCAGCGTTAGAGCCTGTTGATATCGGGGGATTAATAAATTCGGTGCTGTGGAAAAAAGTCCGGTTAAATACCGATGTTGCTCCGCTGGGCTATAAAAAACCAATCCATCCCTATGGTGCGATGGCGACTGTGTCGTTTGAATCGAGCAATAATCACCCTTACACCGGTGTGTTTAAAGGCGCTGACTGTGGACTCGTAAGACTGTCTCTTACTGGCGATCCAGCCGATCGGGGATTTGCACCGGGTCTGGCCTGGAAAACATTTATTGATGGTAAAGAGTCCAGTAATGTATCTGCGCTGTATACACTGTCCGGACAAGGCGATAACCACGACTTTTTTGCTAACGAGCTGTCGCAATATGTGGCAACCGAAGCAAACGATACACTGGGAAGCACCATTCTGTTCTCCTTGGTGAGCACCAAACCAACCCGCCTGATGACCGAAAACCTGGCTGCAACCCGTGCCGATGGACAAGTAGAGTCGAACGCTAAAGCGCCGACCCAGATTTACTTTGTCCCGACGGCCGGTGTGCGTGATCGTTTCAGCAACAGTGCTCATGATTTTCGTGATGATCTGATCACACTCGAATCAGGGACTGCTTTGTACGATGTATATGCAACGGATAAAGCCATCCGTACCAGCTGGTTCAGTAGCCGTAATAAACGTTATGCTCGCGAGCGTCGCAACAGTGCTGTAAAAGTTGGTACGCTGCGCTTGACCTCAGATATGACAACCTCTGCTTTTGGTGACGGTGGCGTATTCTTCAAGCACCAACGTTACGAAGACCGATAG
- a CDS encoding monovalent cation:proton antiporter-2 (CPA2) family protein, whose translation MTGYFIQAFIFLFAAVVMVPLARRLGLGSVLGYLIAGVIIGPVTGLVGQETNTIQHFAEFGVVMMLFLVGLELQPSMLWQMRHRLLGLGGLQVGLTALSVTGIALLLGQSWTISLAIGLIFSLSSTAIVLQTFNEKGLTKTEGGNRAFSVLLFQDIAVIPMLALMPLLALPELQSAESVAVGHHEEISLVAHLPGWATGLVVFATIIGLALAGHYLSRPLFRYVADSGLREAFMAAALMLVIGIAALMGLVGLSPALGTFLAGVVLSNSEFRHELEANIEPFKGLLLGLFFITVGAGVNFTVLGDHFTTIITLTLGLMLLKAAVLLVLAWIFKVHAGDRWLFTLSLAQAGEFGFVLLTYAVSHSVLPTALAQLLSLVVALSMFLTPALFIVLEKIIFPRYEQQQQSRDTDEIDEHGRVIIAGIGRFGQIVNRLLVANGVPTVVLDHQAAQVDRLRSVNIKSFYGDASRTDLLHAAGIDEAELLVVAIDDKDRALTLVKQVKHKFPHVGILARAYDRGHHYELLDAGADYVISETYKSALELGGEVLQRLGQQPVQAEQTKQHFCCLESKHFDALFNSWRHEGEEREFSDHYRSLFMQMEGKILSAMRDAREDKRSADDGG comes from the coding sequence ATGACGGGTTATTTTATTCAGGCTTTTATCTTCCTGTTTGCTGCCGTGGTGATGGTGCCATTGGCCAGGCGGCTCGGTTTAGGCTCGGTACTCGGGTATTTAATTGCCGGCGTTATTATCGGCCCGGTAACCGGTCTGGTGGGCCAGGAGACCAATACCATTCAGCATTTTGCTGAATTTGGTGTGGTGATGATGTTATTTCTGGTCGGGCTGGAGTTACAGCCTTCGATGCTGTGGCAGATGCGTCATCGATTATTAGGGTTAGGTGGTCTGCAGGTTGGTTTAACCGCACTGTCAGTAACGGGTATTGCGTTACTGTTGGGACAGAGCTGGACTATTTCACTGGCTATTGGCTTGATATTTTCCTTGTCCTCTACGGCAATTGTGTTACAGACATTTAACGAAAAAGGTCTGACCAAAACGGAAGGCGGTAATCGGGCTTTTTCGGTGCTGCTGTTTCAGGATATTGCCGTCATTCCTATGTTAGCGTTAATGCCTTTATTGGCACTTCCTGAGCTACAATCCGCTGAATCTGTTGCCGTTGGCCACCATGAAGAAATCAGTTTGGTGGCGCATTTGCCCGGTTGGGCAACCGGTTTGGTGGTATTCGCCACGATTATTGGACTGGCATTGGCTGGCCATTATTTGAGCCGCCCATTATTTCGTTACGTGGCCGATTCTGGGTTGCGTGAAGCCTTTATGGCAGCGGCTCTGATGCTGGTTATCGGTATTGCGGCATTAATGGGGTTGGTGGGATTGTCTCCGGCGTTGGGGACTTTTCTTGCCGGCGTGGTGTTGTCCAACAGCGAGTTTCGTCATGAACTGGAAGCCAATATTGAACCGTTTAAAGGGTTATTGTTAGGACTGTTTTTTATTACCGTCGGCGCTGGAGTGAATTTTACCGTATTAGGTGATCATTTCACGACCATCATTACTCTTACGTTGGGATTAATGCTGCTGAAAGCGGCCGTATTGCTGGTTCTTGCATGGATCTTTAAAGTGCATGCCGGAGATCGTTGGTTATTTACGTTAAGCCTGGCTCAGGCGGGTGAATTTGGATTTGTATTATTGACGTATGCAGTGAGTCATAGCGTATTGCCAACGGCATTGGCGCAGTTATTGTCGCTGGTGGTTGCGTTATCCATGTTTCTAACCCCGGCCTTGTTTATTGTGCTGGAGAAGATAATTTTTCCGCGTTATGAGCAGCAACAACAGTCACGAGATACGGACGAAATTGATGAGCATGGCCGTGTGATAATTGCCGGGATCGGGCGTTTTGGTCAGATTGTGAATCGATTGCTGGTGGCAAATGGTGTTCCGACGGTGGTACTTGATCATCAGGCGGCTCAGGTTGATCGGTTGCGGTCCGTCAATATCAAGAGCTTTTATGGTGATGCCAGTCGTACGGATTTGTTGCATGCGGCAGGTATCGACGAGGCTGAATTACTGGTGGTGGCAATCGATGATAAAGACCGCGCTCTGACGTTGGTGAAGCAAGTGAAGCATAAGTTTCCGCACGTCGGTATTCTTGCTCGTGCTTATGACCGTGGTCATCACTATGAACTGTTGGATGCTGGCGCGGACTACGTCATCAGTGAAACCTATAAATCAGCGTTGGAACTCGGTGGCGAAGTGTTGCAGCGTTTGGGTCAGCAGCCGGTTCAGGCTGAGCAGACCAAGCAGCACTTTTGTTGTCTGGAAAGCAAACACTTTGACGCCTTGTTTAACAGCTGGCGCCACGAAGGCGAAGAGCGTGAATTCAGCGATCACTACCGTTCGTTATTTATGCAGATGGAAGGCAAAATTCTATCGGCCATGCGCGATGCTCGGGAAGATAAACGCAGCGCGGATGACGGTGGCTGA
- a CDS encoding EAL domain-containing protein, producing MTIVLSDDTAVAEAILNERALLDCNQAYVSLFDASSKDDLRGTHPSQLSPEYQVSGEVSSELASRYITECFEQGHREFDWVHTMVTGSLFSCRVELRLIENNTLLARLLEPRISLGESNQDSKVSAISPEQGMAFRESYNLLHQHKRAIDVSAIVSKTDTHGNITYVNNMFCDVSGYSHNELLGENHNIVNHPGMPKEVFADLWRTIRSGKVWHGVILNRRKDGSNYYVSSTISPIRGSNGEIIEYIAIRHDITGLYEKDRIIQIQTTDIETGLPNRVQFNDDLRRRSGAWIAVLSFAEIEGVQQIYGDIEYESFIKNLTSMLTEYSTNIARVYRTSESYFALICESDCEQKTFVENCEKIVEKILEQPMVLADNKIYLSVKVGVAENDQPEKTYGHACLAMNSAYQDQDSIGIYHQGTKEYQRLSNAIYWAGKLKSAISRGRIQIYGQGIFCADGKRYSTEVLMRYQSGYECVSPIVFLDYAKSAGIYSSLTHEVIRQSFNYFKDSGQRFSINLDREDLFNKTTRGILLDHVRDSGCGDQLTLELLESSGVDFSNTVVKNFIAELKSLNCQIAIDDFGSGYSNFDYLATTDVDLIKIDGSLIRDILQNKKHHLIVQSIVTLCKSLDIPVVAEFSAEKDIIDLLIEFGVDYFQGYYFEKPVPLT from the coding sequence ATGACAATAGTTCTATCTGACGACACCGCTGTCGCCGAGGCCATCCTCAATGAACGCGCTCTGTTGGACTGCAACCAGGCCTATGTTTCACTGTTTGACGCCTCTTCCAAAGACGACCTTCGCGGCACGCATCCGTCGCAACTATCGCCTGAATACCAGGTCAGCGGCGAGGTATCCAGTGAGCTGGCCAGTCGTTATATCACCGAATGTTTCGAGCAGGGACATCGAGAGTTCGATTGGGTACATACCATGGTAACCGGCAGCTTATTCAGCTGTCGGGTCGAATTACGGTTAATTGAAAACAACACGCTACTGGCGCGACTGCTTGAGCCGCGCATCTCCCTCGGTGAGAGCAACCAGGATTCAAAAGTCTCAGCGATAAGTCCTGAACAGGGGATGGCATTTCGCGAGAGCTATAACTTACTCCACCAGCACAAGCGTGCAATTGATGTCAGTGCTATTGTTTCAAAAACGGATACCCACGGTAACATTACTTATGTTAACAACATGTTCTGTGACGTATCGGGCTATAGCCATAACGAATTGCTGGGTGAGAATCATAATATCGTTAACCATCCGGGTATGCCGAAAGAGGTATTTGCTGATTTGTGGCGCACCATACGTTCGGGCAAGGTCTGGCATGGTGTTATCCTCAATCGCCGTAAAGATGGCTCAAATTATTATGTGTCTTCGACGATCTCGCCCATTCGTGGCAGCAATGGCGAGATCATAGAGTACATCGCAATTCGCCACGATATTACCGGCCTTTATGAAAAAGATCGGATAATCCAGATTCAGACAACCGATATCGAAACCGGTTTGCCCAACCGGGTGCAGTTTAATGACGATTTACGTCGTCGTTCCGGTGCCTGGATTGCCGTATTGTCATTTGCTGAAATCGAAGGTGTTCAGCAAATTTATGGTGATATTGAATATGAGAGTTTTATCAAAAATCTGACGTCGATGCTAACGGAATATTCCACTAATATCGCCCGTGTTTATCGTACTTCAGAATCCTATTTCGCACTGATTTGTGAATCCGATTGCGAACAGAAAACGTTTGTTGAAAACTGTGAAAAAATTGTAGAGAAAATTCTGGAACAACCCATGGTGCTGGCAGATAATAAAATTTATTTGTCTGTCAAAGTGGGTGTCGCAGAAAATGATCAGCCAGAGAAGACCTATGGTCATGCCTGTCTGGCGATGAATTCAGCTTATCAGGATCAGGATAGTATCGGTATCTACCATCAGGGTACCAAAGAATATCAGCGTCTGAGTAATGCCATCTATTGGGCGGGTAAATTGAAAAGCGCGATTTCTCGCGGACGGATTCAAATTTATGGACAAGGTATTTTTTGCGCCGATGGCAAGCGTTATTCCACCGAAGTTCTGATGCGCTATCAGTCGGGTTATGAATGTGTATCCCCCATAGTTTTCCTTGATTACGCTAAATCAGCGGGTATTTACAGTTCGTTAACCCATGAAGTTATTCGCCAGTCATTCAACTACTTTAAAGATTCGGGTCAGCGTTTCTCAATTAATCTGGATCGGGAAGATCTGTTTAATAAAACCACCCGCGGTATCCTTCTGGATCATGTGCGTGACAGCGGTTGTGGCGATCAATTGACACTGGAACTACTGGAATCTTCTGGTGTGGATTTCTCGAATACGGTAGTGAAAAATTTCATTGCAGAACTCAAGTCACTCAATTGTCAGATTGCAATTGATGACTTTGGCAGTGGCTATTCAAATTTCGATTACCTGGCAACCACCGATGTCGATCTGATTAAAATAGACGGCTCATTAATTCGCGATATTTTACAAAATAAGAAGCATCACCTGATTGTCCAATCGATTGTGACCTTGTGTAAGTCATTGGACATTCCGGTCGTTGCCGAATTCTCTGCCGAGAAAGATATTATCGATCTTCTGATTGAATTTGGTGTTGACTATTTTCAGGGGTATTACTTCGAAAAGCCGGTACCACTAACGTGA